One stretch of Sphingomonas rosea DNA includes these proteins:
- a CDS encoding acyl-CoA thioesterase: protein MTTNDPRQPTLRVTPGPSDINANGHIFGGWVLSQMDIAAGIVAARRAHGAVATVAIERMEFIAPIELRDLISVYAEVERVGRTSMAIRIEVIADRDGGDRQVKVTEGLFTFVALDESHRPRPVDRPL, encoded by the coding sequence TTGACGACCAACGACCCCCGCCAGCCGACCCTTCGCGTGACCCCGGGGCCGAGCGACATCAACGCCAACGGGCACATCTTCGGCGGTTGGGTGCTGAGCCAGATGGACATCGCGGCCGGCATCGTCGCCGCGCGCCGGGCGCATGGCGCGGTCGCGACCGTCGCGATCGAGCGGATGGAATTCATCGCCCCGATCGAGCTGCGCGACCTCATCAGCGTCTATGCCGAGGTCGAGCGCGTCGGGCGGACCAGCATGGCGATCCGGATCGAGGTCATCGCCGACCGCGACGGCGGGGACCGGCAGGTGAAGGTGACCGAGGGGCTCTTCACCTTCGTCGCACTCGACGAGAGCCATCGCCCGCGGCCGGTCGACCGCCCGCTCTAG
- a CDS encoding CBS domain-containing protein, which yields MTIAAVLAGKSRDVATIGQEATLADAAAELTRRKIGALVVVDPAGEAIGVLSERDIVTCLARHGDSQLGTRRVADAMTSPAITVLPTDGALGALALMTRRRIRHLPVLENGRLAGLVSIGDLVKYRIDHIEREADAMRQYIQSA from the coding sequence ATGACCATCGCCGCGGTTCTCGCCGGGAAAAGCCGGGACGTCGCTACCATCGGGCAGGAGGCGACTCTCGCCGATGCCGCCGCCGAGCTCACCAGGCGCAAGATCGGCGCGCTGGTCGTGGTCGATCCGGCAGGGGAGGCGATCGGCGTCCTGTCCGAGCGGGACATCGTCACCTGCCTCGCCCGTCATGGCGATTCGCAGCTCGGCACGCGCCGGGTCGCCGATGCGATGACCTCGCCTGCCATCACCGTGCTTCCGACCGATGGGGCGCTGGGCGCCCTGGCGCTGATGACGCGGCGACGGATCCGTCACCTGCCGGTGCTCGAGAACGGGCGTCTCGCCGGCCTCGTCTCGATCGGCGACCTCGTGAAGTATCGAATCGATCATATCGAGCGGGAAGCCGACGCGATGCGCCAGTACATCCAGTCCGCCTGA
- a CDS encoding response regulator: MLEAAVTFFSGQFQPHGYCLLWQPGLIWTHVVSDALIAIAYFSIPIVLVSFVRRRPDIEFGKMFWLFALFILSCGLTHVLAIWNLWHGDYALEAVVKALTAAASIPTAILLWPLLPRMLAIPSPSMLQRKNDELAAALAERDDVLGQLRAEVIQRERAEAALVQANKMEAVGQLTGGIAHDFNNLLQAISGNIELIGMMPDKPDKVARWAANAAQATERGTKLTGQLLTFSRQQRLEARPVNVARLVGGMEGLLRNSVGPTVSLKVEVADDVGTVRADPTQLELAILNCAINGRDAMPMGGTVIVRAEPEGDQVAIRIIDQGVGMTPEVAERALEPFFTTKGPGSGTGLGLSMAYGVARAAGGHLTIDSKVGEGTVVTFVLPRAEDDLGPPEQAAADPRQENARSAEILLVDDDPAVRAAVADMLRSRGHRVTEAGDGPQALLQLERSAVELLLLDFAMPGMNGAEVAARARELRPDLRMLFLSGFSDSAAIDRAVDGKARVLRKPITASDLADAIDEMMG, translated from the coding sequence ATGCTTGAAGCCGCCGTCACCTTCTTCTCCGGGCAGTTTCAGCCCCACGGCTACTGCCTCTTGTGGCAGCCAGGCCTGATCTGGACGCACGTCGTCTCCGACGCCCTGATTGCGATCGCCTACTTTTCTATCCCGATAGTGCTCGTGAGCTTCGTCCGCCGTCGACCCGACATCGAATTCGGGAAGATGTTCTGGCTGTTCGCGCTGTTCATCCTTTCCTGCGGCCTGACGCACGTCCTCGCCATCTGGAACCTGTGGCATGGCGACTATGCGCTCGAGGCGGTCGTCAAGGCGCTTACCGCCGCGGCCAGCATCCCGACGGCGATCCTGCTCTGGCCGCTGCTCCCGCGGATGCTCGCGATCCCCAGCCCCTCGATGCTCCAGCGCAAGAACGACGAACTCGCCGCCGCGCTGGCAGAGCGCGACGACGTGCTCGGGCAGCTCCGCGCCGAAGTCATCCAGCGCGAGCGCGCCGAGGCCGCCCTCGTCCAGGCCAACAAGATGGAGGCGGTCGGCCAGCTCACCGGCGGGATCGCCCACGACTTCAACAATCTGCTGCAGGCGATCTCGGGCAATATCGAACTCATCGGCATGATGCCCGACAAGCCCGACAAGGTCGCGCGCTGGGCCGCCAATGCTGCGCAGGCGACCGAGCGCGGGACCAAGCTCACCGGCCAGCTCCTCACCTTCTCGCGCCAGCAGCGGCTTGAGGCGCGACCCGTCAACGTCGCCAGGCTCGTCGGCGGGATGGAGGGATTGCTCCGCAATTCGGTCGGCCCGACCGTGAGCCTCAAGGTCGAGGTCGCCGACGACGTCGGCACGGTGCGCGCCGACCCGACCCAGCTCGAGCTTGCCATCCTCAACTGCGCAATCAACGGTCGTGACGCCATGCCGATGGGCGGGACCGTCATCGTCCGCGCCGAGCCGGAAGGCGATCAGGTTGCGATCCGGATCATCGACCAGGGCGTCGGCATGACCCCCGAAGTGGCCGAGCGCGCGCTCGAACCCTTCTTCACCACCAAGGGCCCGGGGAGCGGCACCGGCCTTGGCCTCTCGATGGCCTATGGCGTCGCGCGCGCCGCGGGCGGCCACCTCACCATTGACAGCAAGGTAGGGGAGGGGACGGTCGTCACCTTCGTCCTTCCGCGCGCCGAGGATGACCTGGGGCCGCCCGAACAGGCCGCCGCCGATCCGCGACAGGAAAATGCCCGTTCGGCCGAAATCCTGCTCGTCGACGACGATCCCGCAGTCCGCGCGGCGGTGGCCGACATGCTCCGCTCGCGCGGGCATCGGGTCACCGAGGCCGGCGATGGCCCGCAGGCCTTGCTCCAGCTCGAGCGGTCGGCGGTAGAGCTGCTGCTCCTCGATTTCGCCATGCCGGGGATGAACGGCGCCGAGGTTGCCGCCCGTGCGCGCGAGTTGCGCCCTGACCTGCGGATGCTCTTCCTCAGCGGCTTCTCCGACAGCGCGGCGATCGACCGGGCGGTGGACGGCAAGGCGCGCGTCCTGCGCAAGCCGATTACCGCCAGCGATCTCGCCGACGCGATCGACGAGATGATGGGCTAG
- the xth gene encoding exodeoxyribonuclease III codes for MRIATYNVNGVNGRLPVLLDWLSTTQPDVVCLQELKAPNEKFPEAAIRDAGYGAIWHGQKSWNGVAILARGKEPLETRRGLPNDPDPSQSRYLEAAIDGVLVGCLYLPNGNPRPGPKYDYKLAWIAAFETLAAELIQLEEPVVLAGDYNVIPTEADAYKPERWVDDALFAPEVRDAFARLTTAGWTDALRHRHADERIFTFWDYFRNAFARDAGLRIDHQLLNPAAAARLVEAGVDRSVRSMPKTSDHAPVWIRLA; via the coding sequence GTGCGGATCGCGACCTACAATGTGAACGGCGTCAACGGGCGCCTCCCGGTCCTGCTCGACTGGCTGTCGACCACGCAGCCCGACGTCGTCTGTCTCCAGGAGCTCAAGGCACCGAACGAGAAATTCCCCGAAGCGGCGATCCGCGATGCGGGCTACGGCGCGATCTGGCACGGCCAGAAGAGCTGGAACGGGGTCGCGATCCTCGCGCGCGGCAAGGAGCCGCTCGAAACCCGCCGCGGCCTCCCGAACGATCCCGATCCTTCGCAGAGCCGCTACCTCGAGGCAGCAATCGACGGCGTCCTCGTCGGCTGCCTCTATTTGCCCAATGGCAATCCGCGGCCCGGTCCCAAATACGACTACAAGCTCGCCTGGATCGCGGCCTTCGAAACGCTCGCGGCCGAGCTCATCCAGCTCGAGGAGCCGGTTGTCCTCGCCGGCGACTACAATGTCATCCCGACCGAGGCCGACGCGTACAAGCCGGAGCGCTGGGTCGATGATGCGCTTTTCGCGCCCGAGGTCCGCGACGCCTTCGCGCGGCTCACCACCGCCGGCTGGACCGACGCGCTCCGCCATCGTCATGCCGACGAGCGGATCTTCACTTTCTGGGACTATTTCCGCAACGCCTTCGCCCGCGACGCGGGTCTCAGGATCGACCACCAGCTCCTCAATCCGGCCGCCGCGGCGCGACTCGTGGAGGCCGGAGTCGACCGGTCGGTGCGATCAATGCCGAAGACGAGCGATCATGCGCCGGTATGGATCCGATTGGCGTGA